The proteins below come from a single Mauremys reevesii isolate NIE-2019 linkage group 6, ASM1616193v1, whole genome shotgun sequence genomic window:
- the LOC120407853 gene encoding uncharacterized protein LOC120407853 — translation MFEMYQLTWENVATTNTDSASYMTMFAQEIKLNQKPEMLCIACPAHLINTALSAATATEETKDVKFCITGFRAIFKHANRLKALFNTVRVECRANCQLTTPCCATLVILYFAVCYVNNTWTVLMSLLDYPEFVGSKAETLKRLANNQNIYWILRTKISAELSTKAAGETYGKKTQLFLEILPTLEHKKTKQALKIFKTTQPEIGDDHGL, via the exons ATGTTTGAGATGTATCAACTAACTTGGGAAAACGTGGCTACAACTAATACAGATTCTGCTTCCTACATGACTATGTTTGCACAGGAGATTAAACTTAATCAGAAACCAGAGATGCTATGTATTGCCTGTCCAGCTCATCTGATTAATACTGCGCTGTCAGCAGCTACTGCTACAGAAGAAACTAAAGATGTGAAATTTTGCATCACTGGATTCAGGGCCATTTTCAAGCATGCAAACAGACTGAAGGCTTTGTTTAACACAGTGCGAGTTGAGTGCAGAGCCAACTGCCAATTAACTACCCCGTGTTGTGCCACATTGGTGATCTTGTATTTCGCTGTTTGTTATGTAAATAACACATGGACTGTGCTAATGTCTCTCCTAGATTATCCTGAGTTTGTTGGTTCTAAAGCAGAAACTCTGAAGAGACTGGCAAATAACCAAA ATATTTACTGGATCCTGAGAACCAAAATCTCAGCTGAACTGAGCACAAAAGCTGCAGGAGAAACATACGGCAAGAAAACCCAGCTGTTTCTGGAAATCCTTCCCACCCTGGAACACAAGAAAACCAAACAAGCACTCAAAATCTTCAAAACAACACAGCCAGAAATAGGAGATGACCATGGCCTATAA